The proteins below are encoded in one region of Heliomicrobium gestii:
- a CDS encoding ABC1 kinase family protein has protein sequence MNRYYRIWRITSMFVFFFIRFWWLKRWEGRLDRAEREQRWSDLYQRMGIRFCKTATELGGLLIKAGQFFATRVDVLPVEVTGELSRLQDAVPAAPYEHIEKTIREDLGQAVEALFTEFDPVPLAAASLGQVHRALLPTGEEVAVKVLRPRIQEIIQADFEAIHLTMLLAKIFTDISSQMDMDAIYREMQQTFSDELDYRLEASHAERFRKNLAVFENVYIPKIYSKYSTRRILTMEFIDGRKVDDYEFLEANGIDRKEMGQRLIRLFLHMIVNDGFFHADPHQGNLYAKADGTLVVLDFGMVGEISPLAKENLKNMLFAVVERDSEKMVEAMGNLGFLRPTANRNLVRRAMEFFLEHHSPEQMKEMERTKNLGPLGSELREFIYDQPMQIPAHMIFLGRAILTVTGVAFGLDREMDAEVAAPYIKKLMDETDGGLTGILLNRAKSYGLTLLGLPTLMHRTLKKADLGDLHVKVSNLGDIQRGVMFQSRLANRLVLAILTSTSLICATIFYTQLFFAEAEAAALIGALFGSILLWSSRQRPRDSSQPLNRYGPF, from the coding sequence ATGAATCGATACTATCGCATCTGGCGGATCACCAGCATGTTTGTTTTCTTCTTCATCCGGTTTTGGTGGCTCAAACGATGGGAAGGGCGCCTGGACCGGGCGGAGAGGGAGCAGCGCTGGTCTGATCTCTACCAACGGATGGGCATCCGCTTCTGCAAGACGGCGACCGAACTGGGAGGCCTCCTGATCAAGGCGGGCCAGTTCTTTGCCACCCGAGTCGATGTACTGCCCGTCGAAGTGACGGGCGAGCTCTCGCGCCTCCAGGATGCGGTTCCCGCTGCGCCCTATGAACACATTGAAAAGACGATCCGCGAAGACCTCGGGCAGGCGGTGGAGGCTCTCTTCACCGAGTTTGATCCCGTCCCCTTGGCGGCGGCCTCGCTCGGACAGGTTCACCGGGCGCTGCTTCCCACAGGCGAAGAAGTGGCGGTCAAGGTGTTGCGCCCCCGCATCCAGGAGATCATCCAGGCTGACTTTGAAGCCATCCATTTGACGATGCTCCTGGCCAAGATCTTCACAGACATCTCGAGTCAGATGGACATGGACGCCATCTACCGGGAGATGCAGCAGACCTTCTCCGATGAACTCGACTACCGGCTGGAGGCGTCCCATGCCGAGCGCTTCCGCAAAAATCTCGCCGTCTTCGAGAACGTGTACATACCGAAGATCTACAGCAAGTATTCCACCCGCCGCATCCTCACCATGGAATTCATCGACGGCCGCAAAGTGGACGACTATGAATTCTTGGAGGCAAACGGCATTGACCGCAAGGAGATGGGACAGCGCCTCATCCGTCTCTTCCTGCACATGATCGTCAACGACGGCTTCTTCCACGCCGACCCGCACCAGGGCAACCTCTACGCGAAAGCCGACGGCACCCTTGTCGTTCTGGACTTCGGCATGGTGGGGGAAATCAGCCCGCTTGCAAAAGAGAACTTGAAGAACATGCTCTTTGCCGTTGTCGAGCGAGACAGCGAAAAAATGGTGGAAGCCATGGGCAACCTCGGCTTCCTGCGTCCCACGGCCAACCGCAACCTGGTGCGACGAGCCATGGAGTTCTTCCTGGAGCACCACTCGCCGGAGCAGATGAAGGAGATGGAGCGGACGAAGAACCTGGGCCCCCTCGGCTCGGAACTCCGCGAATTCATCTATGATCAACCGATGCAGATTCCGGCCCATATGATTTTTCTCGGTCGCGCCATCCTCACGGTCACCGGGGTGGCCTTTGGTCTCGACCGAGAGATGGACGCCGAAGTGGCGGCGCCCTACATCAAAAAGCTCATGGATGAGACCGATGGCGGTCTGACGGGGATCCTGCTGAACCGGGCGAAGAGTTACGGACTCACCCTGCTCGGACTGCCGACGCTGATGCATCGCACACTCAAAAAAGCCGACCTGGGCGACCTGCACGTCAAAGTCAGCAATCTGGGCGACATCCAGCGAGGGGTCATGTTCCAGAGCCGCCTGGCCAACCGGCTCGTCCTCGCCATCTTGACATCGACATCGCTGATCTGCGCGACCATCTTTTATACGCAGCTCTTTTTCGCCGAGGCGGAAGCGGCCGCCCTGATCGGCGCATTGTTCGGATCCATCCTGCTCTGGTCTTCGCGCCAGCGCCCTCGTGATTCCAGCCAACCCCTTAACCGATACGGTCCTTTCTAA
- the ftsH gene encoding ATP-dependent zinc metalloprotease FtsH: MSRIVKNLAIYILIVLLAISVLRVTKTPEPAKEQITYTQFYQLLVRDQIKELTAVSERDRTEISGVKADGGKFTTVGPIDIKRVTDMALDKQIPFNQERAPEPPWWTGLFSTLLPILVLVGLFFFMMQQTQGGGSRVMQFGKSRAKLHTDDKKKVTFEDVAGADEVKEELQEVVEFLKHPKKFVELGAKIPKGVLLFGPPGTGKTLLARAVAGEAGVPFFSISGSDFVEMFVGVGASRVRDLFEQAKKNSPCIVFIDEIDAVGRQRGAGLGGGHDEREQTLNQLLVEMDGFAANEGIIIIAATNRPDILDPALLRPGRFDRQIVVDRPDIRGRKEILGVHAKGKPLDETIDLDVLARRTPGFTGADLANMINEAALLAARRGVRRISMHELEDAIERVIAGPEKKARVISDFEKKLVSYHEAGHALVGGLLEHTDPVHKISIIPRGRAGGYTLLLPEEDRHYMTKSHLLDQVTMLLAGRVAEALVLKEISTGASNDLERATDLVRKMITEFGMSDELGPLTFGHKQEAVFLGRDLARDRNYSEAVAFSIDKEARRIIEDSYEKAKKLLEENMGKLHLIAQTLMDKETIEASEFTELIQKVS; encoded by the coding sequence GTGAGCCGGATCGTCAAAAACTTGGCAATCTACATCCTCATCGTTCTCTTGGCCATATCCGTGTTACGGGTGACCAAGACGCCGGAACCGGCGAAGGAACAGATCACTTATACGCAGTTTTATCAGTTGCTCGTCAGGGATCAGATCAAGGAACTGACCGCCGTCTCTGAGCGGGATCGCACAGAGATCAGCGGCGTCAAGGCCGATGGCGGCAAGTTCACCACTGTCGGACCCATTGATATCAAACGGGTCACCGACATGGCCCTTGACAAGCAGATCCCCTTCAACCAGGAACGGGCGCCAGAGCCTCCCTGGTGGACAGGGCTCTTCTCGACACTGCTGCCCATCCTGGTCCTTGTCGGTCTCTTCTTCTTTATGATGCAGCAAACCCAGGGCGGTGGCTCACGGGTGATGCAATTCGGCAAGAGCCGAGCCAAGCTGCACACCGATGACAAGAAAAAGGTGACCTTCGAGGATGTCGCCGGCGCTGACGAGGTGAAGGAAGAGCTGCAGGAGGTCGTTGAGTTCCTGAAGCATCCGAAGAAGTTCGTTGAATTGGGCGCCAAGATCCCCAAAGGGGTGCTGCTGTTCGGCCCTCCGGGGACGGGCAAGACGCTGCTGGCCCGCGCCGTCGCCGGTGAGGCGGGCGTTCCTTTCTTCAGCATCTCCGGCTCTGACTTCGTCGAGATGTTCGTCGGTGTCGGCGCATCGCGCGTCCGCGACCTCTTCGAACAGGCCAAAAAGAATTCGCCCTGTATCGTCTTTATCGACGAGATCGACGCCGTCGGTCGCCAGCGCGGCGCCGGCCTGGGCGGCGGTCACGATGAACGCGAACAGACCCTGAACCAGTTGCTCGTCGAGATGGACGGCTTTGCCGCCAACGAAGGCATCATCATCATCGCCGCCACAAACCGTCCCGACATCCTTGACCCGGCGCTCCTTCGTCCCGGTCGTTTCGATCGCCAGATCGTCGTTGACCGGCCCGATATCCGCGGCCGCAAGGAGATCCTTGGCGTTCATGCCAAGGGAAAACCCCTCGACGAGACGATCGACCTTGACGTGCTCGCTCGCCGCACGCCGGGCTTCACCGGCGCGGACTTGGCCAACATGATCAACGAGGCGGCGCTCTTGGCCGCCCGGCGCGGGGTAAGACGGATCAGCATGCATGAATTGGAAGACGCCATCGAACGGGTCATCGCCGGACCGGAGAAAAAGGCCCGCGTGATCAGCGATTTCGAGAAAAAACTGGTCAGCTATCATGAGGCAGGCCATGCGCTCGTCGGCGGACTATTGGAACATACCGACCCCGTCCACAAGATCTCCATCATCCCCAGGGGAAGAGCCGGCGGTTATACCCTGCTCCTGCCGGAGGAAGATCGTCACTACATGACCAAGTCCCACCTGCTCGATCAGGTGACCATGCTCCTGGCCGGTCGTGTCGCCGAAGCCCTGGTGCTCAAAGAGATCTCCACCGGCGCATCCAACGACCTGGAGCGGGCGACCGATCTGGTGCGCAAGATGATCACCGAGTTCGGTATGTCCGATGAATTGGGGCCCCTCACCTTCGGACACAAACAAGAGGCCGTATTCCTGGGCCGCGATCTGGCCCGTGACCGCAACTACTCCGAGGCGGTGGCCTTCTCCATCGACAAGGAAGCCCGCCGGATCATTGAAGATTCCTACGAGAAGGCGAAGAAGCTCCTGGAAGAGAACATGGGCAAGCTTCACCTGATCGCGCAGACGCTCATGGACAAAGAGACCATCGAGGCCTCCGAGTTCACCGAACTGATCCAGAAAGTCTCGTAA
- the tilS gene encoding tRNA lysidine(34) synthetase TilS, with amino-acid sequence MLHHFLENLCQRHLVERGQGVLVAVSGGIDSISLLLLFHQAAPQLDLKLSVAHYNHALRGEESDGDEAFVAALTERLGLPFYRERAPEGWWRREPGSKMEAARRLRYDFLQRAAHSARADRIALGHHADDQVETVLFHLLRGSGLRGLAGMPIRRGPYIRPLLSVRRRELERFLRTERQEWRHDASNDSTLYTRNRIRHELIPLLHSYNPRFAESVGRMSRLYVDDADYLDDVSRQEMIRLTEQGGLDEQGLAALPMAIRRRVLRGFIEAAPGTASQAPGFEKTESILRRLSERQGKSGPVDQVGGCTLVSEAGRLRLYKDLPWKGDFAVSHELPTPDAPGQWQVIAMPEFGGRMRIARWDRMEDMEPAEADERQLCLEPSALTLGPLVVRSRRPGDCFYPAGGAGRKKVKDYLIDQKAPRSIRQKIPLLSAGEEVLWIIGYRPDRRYLATGETTPVIALRWQGKSI; translated from the coding sequence TTGCTTCATCATTTTCTTGAGAACCTCTGCCAGCGCCATCTGGTGGAACGAGGCCAAGGCGTCCTCGTCGCCGTATCCGGCGGAATTGACTCGATCAGCCTCTTGCTGCTGTTCCATCAAGCGGCGCCACAACTGGATCTGAAGCTGTCTGTGGCCCACTACAACCACGCCCTGCGCGGGGAAGAGTCCGACGGCGACGAGGCCTTTGTGGCTGCGCTGACGGAGCGACTCGGCCTCCCCTTCTATCGGGAGCGGGCGCCGGAAGGGTGGTGGCGACGGGAGCCGGGGTCGAAGATGGAGGCCGCCAGACGGCTGCGCTACGATTTCTTGCAGCGCGCCGCCCATAGCGCTCGCGCTGACCGGATCGCCCTTGGCCATCATGCCGACGATCAGGTGGAGACGGTTCTGTTCCATCTGTTGAGGGGCAGCGGCCTCCGGGGATTGGCGGGAATGCCGATCCGGCGCGGCCCTTACATCCGGCCGCTCCTTTCCGTTCGACGGCGCGAGCTAGAGCGCTTTCTCCGGACGGAGCGACAGGAATGGCGCCATGACGCCAGCAATGACTCCACCCTCTATACGCGCAATCGGATCCGCCATGAGTTGATCCCATTGTTGCATAGTTATAATCCCCGTTTCGCCGAGTCGGTCGGACGGATGAGCCGCCTCTATGTCGATGACGCCGATTACCTGGATGACGTGAGTCGCCAGGAAATGATCCGGCTGACCGAACAAGGGGGACTCGATGAACAAGGCCTGGCGGCCCTGCCCATGGCCATCCGACGCCGCGTCCTCCGCGGCTTTATCGAGGCAGCGCCGGGAACCGCCAGCCAAGCCCCCGGCTTTGAAAAGACAGAGTCGATCCTGCGGCGCTTGTCAGAGCGGCAGGGAAAAAGCGGTCCTGTCGATCAGGTGGGCGGTTGCACCCTTGTCAGCGAAGCCGGACGGCTTCGGCTGTACAAGGACCTTCCCTGGAAGGGAGATTTCGCCGTTTCCCACGAGTTGCCGACGCCGGACGCGCCCGGGCAGTGGCAAGTGATTGCAATGCCGGAGTTTGGCGGAAGGATGCGCATCGCCCGGTGGGATCGCATGGAAGACATGGAGCCCGCCGAAGCGGATGAACGGCAACTCTGTCTCGAACCATCGGCGCTGACCCTTGGGCCGTTGGTTGTCCGCAGCAGGAGACCGGGTGACTGCTTTTACCCCGCAGGAGGGGCGGGGCGAAAAAAAGTCAAAGACTACCTCATCGACCAGAAGGCGCCCCGGAGTATCCGACAGAAGATCCCCTTATTGTCAGCAGGAGAGGAGGTACTCTGGATCATCGGATATCGACCCGACCGAAGGTATCTTGCGACAGGGGAGACGACACCTGTCATCGCCCTTCGTTGGCAAGGCAAAAGTATTTGA
- the ndk gene encoding nucleoside-diphosphate kinase — protein MERTYLMIKPDGVQRGLIGEIISRFEKKGFQLVGMKFLRLTKEMAEKHYAEHVGKPFFPGLVEYIISGPVVAMCWEGKDVVSVSREMMGATNPAKAAPGTIRGAYAVDIGRNIIHGSDSPASAERELSIYFNAGELVEWDRSLQAWIAE, from the coding sequence ATGGAACGCACCTATCTCATGATCAAGCCCGATGGCGTACAGCGCGGTCTCATTGGGGAAATCATCAGCCGTTTCGAGAAGAAAGGCTTCCAACTCGTGGGCATGAAATTCCTCCGCCTCACGAAGGAAATGGCCGAAAAGCACTATGCCGAGCATGTGGGCAAGCCCTTTTTCCCGGGCCTTGTCGAGTACATCATCTCCGGTCCGGTTGTGGCCATGTGCTGGGAAGGCAAGGATGTCGTCTCCGTATCCCGGGAGATGATGGGCGCCACCAATCCCGCCAAGGCGGCGCCGGGCACCATCCGCGGCGCCTATGCCGTCGATATCGGACGCAACATCATCCACGGATCCGATTCCCCGGCTTCGGCGGAGCGGGAACTGTCCATCTACTTCAACGCCGGTGAACTGGTGGAATGGGATCGCTCCCTGCAGGCCTGGATCGCCGAATAA